The segment GAAAAGAAATCAGAATTAAATTCATTCGTATGTAGCTTTAATTGGATAGTAATAACTTCTGTAAATTGTATTTAAGTATACATATATTATTTTGTTGGACATAGTTCATATGTCAAAACAATTAAACGAAGTTAATAATTTTCTAGATTGGAAAAACATAGATAGGCTGCCTGATCAACAGCGGGCCACGTTTCCAGTGATAATAAGAGGTCAGCAGTTGATCCGGCAGCCTAATAagtatttttcaattttaaaattttgtaaatGTGTGATTGATAAAGCCCTTCATTTATGTGTGATCAAAGCTTCTAGATTTAATAATCAATCAGCTTTACAAAaatttgcaaaaggaattaatcttTGTCATTAAGCATTTAAAGTTTGTATTTATCCAAATATGTTGGATCCAACTATGATTCCTCGTCTTCCGATACCTCTCATGTGCAATAGCCAAGTTGAATATCCTCCTTAGAGTTGTGTTTTGTTTTGCAAATGGAAGCCAAGCGACTGACAACAAAGACAACAGAGTATTTGTCGTAGCCCACTCAAACTCTAGAATAACATCCATCATCCTTTCTCCATGGGAATGTGGTTAAAATACAATCATTATTTGGTGATAATTTAAAAACAATATCATGAATTTTGGTATTATGGGGGAATATCATGTTCTTTACTTTTACACCTTGAAATGCAAACTTACTATTAACAAGAATTACCTACCAATGTGATGTGTAAATAGAACGTGGGGGGTTTTATGAATAATGCCATACACAACTCAAATCTCCTTCAACTTTCTTACTTTTGCAGGTAGCTAATTTGTCCTTCTGAGATGCAGGAAACTTTTTAAGGCAAACAAGGAACTAGTTCAACAGATAACTAGCATACAACCAACTCAAGGCATTGGATCATGAGGCTGACCATCTATCCCAGTGCCTGGACAAACTCTCGCAAGATTCTATTGCTCCTGGTGACGTTCTTAATAACAAGGATCTTATCAACAGAGGCAATTACCACTACTTTTGAATGTTCTGGTTAACAGTCATAGTGGGCAAGGAGGGTCTGAATGCCAGCCAGTATCTCTGTGGTGAACCAAGTTCAAATTCTAGCTTGCTACTTCTGCTCAGTTTGATCGGAAACCTCTGTGTTGGAGTTTCCCTTTACTCCAATTACTTTTGTTTTATATTCCCTGCCATATATGTTCTCACTTTAGTCAAAACGATGACAATTCTATGTTTGTGCTGCTGTTTAAACCTCTGCTTTGATCTCTACTTCTATGATGTGATCTGGATTTCATTAAGCCTAAGCTAATATAAAAATATGCATTACTCAAGGATAAAAATGATACAGACTATTTACAACAAAAGCTGGCAGCATGGGATTAGCCCCAAAATCTTGCAAATTATGCCAAGCCTAAGAAAACAATCTAACACACGGCTCAAACGACCCCAATTGCTTAACAGTTAACACAAGAGAGCAATAAAATTATGATAGAGCTTTTTATTGCTTagattttcaacaaaaaatatctcCGGGTCTATTAATGTGTGGACAACAGTTGCCCTTTAATGAGTTGCACATGAAGGCAGAGTTAAAATGCCAATTTATTCTTGGAAAAAGAATTATACGACTTGAATTGCCCAAACAAGAGGCTCTTAAAAATTTATAACGTGATTTTAAATAAAAAGTCAAAGTAAAACCCTTATATTCATGCCCAACTGCTAAGTGGTTATTTTCTAGTAAAATTGGGAATAAAAtagttttaatatataattaacaaAAATATTCATAAGTTAAAATTAGATATATTCACTTGAATATAACAGCAGtaaaacaattgtctatatgcttAAAATTAGCTGCCCCTTGCTCAGGATTGTCTAAACTATACTAACATTTTGAAAGGCCAATTGTATCTCAAAACAAATGATCTGCTTAGCTTATTTGTCATTTTATGCCACATAGGTATTGTTCTGCTCCCTTAAATCCATAGAACTAAATCTAATGGCGATGAACACACTGATATGTATGGTTCCTGACAACGTCTTTGATATACTTGGAAAAATATGGTCAAGTTTATGACTGACGAGGTAACTTGCTAAGAGCTTTCTTGTAAGGAAATATACAAGGGAAACATATTTGTACAATATCAGAATCTTTTGTGATGAAAATGTCCGTAAGGTGGTTCTAAAATCCTCTAAATAAAACACCATTCCAAAATTATGGCCAGGACACTCATGCCACTTATCTTCATCAAGAATTTGAGATGCACTGTGAATGATCATACAAAAACAGGAAACTAGCTCTAAAGATAGCTATGCTGTCCCATCAATTTCAAGACAATTCAGAAATTGATGTCGGCCATGGTCAAATACCTCATTGCAAGAGATGCAAAGAAAATGTTTCCAAGCATCCCAGTATTCAACTTTAACCAAAGCTTAAAGAAGTAACAAATCCAGAATATGAAGTCAAGCTAAAATGAACACACAGACTACAGACATCAAAATCAGAAATACAACAATCAAAACAAGAATATACAATTCGACAAATTGGTAACTGCCTGTTTACCTTCTAGCAAATCCAGGGACATAATTGAAGCATGTATGAGAGTTCAGAGGGTCATAGGTAGGGCGAACCTCAAAGGTTACACACTCAGATGTATTGCCCATTTCAATATATTAAACGAAGCAAGCTATTATCTATAATAACTTACTTGTGTACAAAACAGTGGCCACTTGTTGAAACCATATGTTACCAAAACACGAAGGAACACCATTATAAAACAGCTAAAATATTCTGAAATCGGTTTGGCCACTTGTTGAAACAAAAATAATACCAAAACACAAAGGAACACCATTGTAAAACAGGTCAAATATTCTGAAATCGGTTAATAACAAATTCAATAATCCCTGGCTTTTTTTCTGGTAGAAGAGGGAAAGATTCAACTTGAACGCCCAAGGGAAGATTGTAATTTATGATTATTTTTCAGGACATGGGCAAGACCACTAGTAATGTGGCTGCAATCCCATGCCGTGTCCCATGTAGTGTTCTCGTCTGCCAAATGGGACCCGATAGTTGTTCATTAAAGGAGGATTTAAGTTGGGTATTAACTAGGTCAAACATGAATTGGAAGACCAACCACTGAGGTATCATAGTTTTTGCGACAGAAATTTAAGGTATGGCAGTAAGCTATGGCACAATCATTTGAACTATTAGCCCAAAGGATTTATCCTAGTGACAACTGGAATTGTCAATAAAGGAGGGGATTGACGACAGCCAGGGTCCATGTAAATCATAAACACTCTTATAATTTATAATGAATAGATTTTGGGGATGGAAAAGTGAAATAAGATGGTGAGTTTGCATCAACATCTTAATGGCAACAAAAATCAGGTTCTTTTCAATTATTATGTAACCATCTTGTGCTACGGGTGGTAGGAGTTTCTAGCATCTTCCTGCAACATTTGCTATTTACAAGAGAGATTAAGGGCACAATGATTTGGCCACGGGTGGAGTTGTTGGCAGTTTCTATGTTGCAAGAGAGTTAATgcttaaagtacaaatgttttacTCAAAGGAACAGTCCAATCAAGTGTTCCCATATCGGAAGTCAAAGTTGCAATAAAAACAACATAGAATGCAAGATCATAAAAAAAATTGGGCACAAAATTTaggaggataagaaagaaataaaaaaggaattagACTTAAGGGTGCCTTCACTGATTACTTAGAATCATAATTTTCAGATGCATTTTGATAATACAAATCCGGGTAGACCAAGACCAGATGACAGATGTCAAGTATTGCATTGGGAAGCCCATAAAATCATCCCAATAAAGGACAGAACCATGACATTGATCAACTACCAAATTCGATATGCAGTTTCAACTGCTtggtttctttttcatcttaaTGTATTTTGTTCATCAAGGCCATTTGGCTTTTCTTGGTCTAATGGATCTGCTCAGTCTCATAGAAAGGGCTGCTACGCATGCAATGGAAATGTTAAGCCTTGTGCATGTAATCTTGCAGATAAAGTCTTTACCAAAAGTGAGTACAAAAAGTATTGCGAgcacaaaataaattacaatagaAAAAAAATTGTTCTTCTCACATACTGCAAGAACTTTTAATAAAAAAGAGTGTTTTCAATAAAGCATCCTACCAAAACTGAATTTAACGACAACTTTCTTGAGAAGAGAAAGGaaaacaaagggaaaaaccatgaaattGTGTCCTAAACAATCAGATTAATGGTAAATTCGCTGCACAATCAACCTTATTAGTAAATTCAATATGAAAGAAGGTAGCAAGCCAAAGCAAAGCTTACAGATATCCAAAAAGCAATAATTTGTAGTCTTCTGCCAATAAAATGTGGCATCCATAaatgcaaatgaacctgttgatGTTCTCTGCCCCCGCAATCTACAATCTGAATCTAGTAACAATGCTCTGGTCAAAAGAGAAtgacacaaaattttaaaaatcaaaactaGATAGGCAGCATAGCTAAATATTAACAAAGCTGCCAAATAATTTTGAGGTATGCATCATTTTAACTTGCACAATCCACTAAAATATTACCTTGGAGCTTATAATATGTATGCAGACAGAAAATATACAAATAGATTTTGGTTTAAAGTCAACAGCTTTGATTCAAGAATGGCTCTCTGTATTGAAGATTAAGAGTCTTCATCTTCAATAGGCACACCTCCAAAGATTAGAAAGATCTAGGTGTATGAAATACCATAACAACTATCATAGTTGGCACAGGTTTGAATTATAATCTGACTCCCCAAAATGGCTGTTTATTCCATGTACCCATAAACAAAACACTACAAGAAACAAAAACTATTGAGAAAAATAACAATAGTCAGAAATCCTAGTGAGTACATGTAAACAATGACTATGCAGTTGTGTTACCAAAAAAACAAAACACAAGGATTTCAATTTCAAGACTTTACTggaaaattcaaagaaaacatttaaattattttgattctGAAAAGAAAGATCTGCTGGTTCAGCATTAGCaaataatgaaaataaaagaaagatgAAGGAACCagcaataaaataaaaaacatcatcgaagacagaaattgaaaagaaaaaatggaCACAGAATATATCTTACAGATGCAagaaacaaaaatattaaaaaacctaCATGCCTAGCAAAAATTTTATACAAAGCCATCAAAACACAGAAATGTGGCCTTATAATAACATATTTATCCAAAACACTAATATATAAAGCACTTGTTGGGTCATTTCTATAAATCATCTGTAAACGAAAATGACTGCAAGCTCTCAGAACAAGAAAGAGGAATAGCTGGGCATCAGATTTAACAAACATTTAGCAAAAAACACAAACAACCAGTAACCTAATAAGCAGTACAGTAGATCTAATACCATAACAAGGAGAGATTCATTATATTACGGCTGAATTTGAGAGATGAGCGATAACCTCTAACTAGTCATACAGTTATAAAGGAGCTGATAAAGTATTATACATCACCTTACAAATAAGGACAAATATGCACAAATTCAAAGAGGGAAAAACTTGCCTCTTTGATACATTTGCGCACACACAGATGAGCAAGGTTGACAACTAGATTACTTACAACATGAACCATGCAACTTGAGATTTGACTTGATACATATAATTCCTCCAGATGGTACAAATAAGCACAATTAATTTCCCAAATCCAGTTTACAGACATCCTTATGCATGCACCCATGGAACGCTTGAGCCATGGAAACACCCATCTGTATAACTAAAATAATGGCATTTGACTAACCAATTTTCTATCATCTACAGAACAGTAATACATGTTGGCCCATATTGCTACCGAATACAACCagaaaaatgcaaaagaaaatgtTTTGATACATTATTCCTATATACACACAGCCCATCAAGAAAGGAATAGAAAGAatggcaaacaaaattctttcttACCAAGTGAGATTCAGTTACATCCATCAGAAGATTAGGATGGCCATATGTAGATGAAGTTAATTCGCATATAAGGTGATCCCATACAATGATTCAAATTTCAAAGACATGAATGGCCATACCACATGAATATAACCGTTTCATAAATATGAAACATACAAAGGCTATATGAAAcataagatagatgatacctgataCAGAGGACAATTTCTGTTACTTCTTATGTCAACTGTACCATAACCCTTTAAAATACAAGATTAGTggttaatattaaaaattaaaaatgctCTCCTTAATCCTTGATAAGTTACCAACTAGAAATGAAAAATTTAGAGTCATTTGACAATGATAACATCACTAACAAAATGGTTAATATTCATCTTCACACTAAAAGCCACTTTCTTATCCTCTGGTATCATCTATGGCAGTTGACCCCATACAAAGCTTGTAAATTTAAATAAAGAGTCAactccaaaattttgaattttatgcttCATTCAAGGAACAGAAGTCATTCCataatgatgaaagataaatatgtTTTCATTACTTTTTGATGTAAACTTTCCAAAAGTTGCTATTTAAATGGCTCTGTATTAGCCTTTACATGGAAGAAACATGAGACTTGCCATAATTTATCCATCTCTGCTCTTCTGCACAATCACTTCTAGGATCATGAAGCCTGACCAGGGTAagctttttagatttttttttggaaACATATTGGAGAACATTGAACTTGAGAATACCTAAAAAACATATTGTCTGCTTGATTGAGAGATTTGAAACTATCACTGATGACTTGAGATCTGATCTCATTACCATCAATAAACTACATATTCCACTTTTGCTGATGCCAAGACATAAAAAATCATACCTGCTACCATAAAATCAGTGCATTCTTGTTCAGGAGTTCTGTGAATAAATAGAACAGACCTGACAAGATCAAGAGTGAAAAAAATTAGCATCCCATTACTGCACAATTATAAACAAAAACTCCAGCATGCTCCTTTTTTCCCAGCACATCCCATTGCAAAGGTTCTCCATCAGCTGTCGGATGCCATGAATCAATCTCAATGGTTTCACCTTCAGGTCCTCTCTGCCCTCCAATTATAATCAGCTCATTTCCACAGGCCTTAAATGCAAGACCCCAACCATTTGTTGAATCTGCTCTCACAGGCAAACTTCCCAACACATTCCACGAATTGGTTTCcttattgtatttttttatttcattCTGTGAATATTCTACAGCATAAAGCTGATCGTTCACTACCGCAACCAAGGGTGGTGCATGCGCAGCTCCGTTGCCACCGGGATACATATCTGGAATCCTCCGCCATGTTCTGGTTTCAAGATTATATTCTTCGCCACAAGTCAGAGACTCTGTATTACTTTTCATGCCACCGATGACATAGAACTTGCCATCCATGAAAAACCCTGAGCAGAGTTTTCGGGGGGAATGCATATCAGGCAGCATTTCCCAAGTGCCCAGCTCTGAATTATAAAGCTCTGCCGATTTAAGCACATTCCCAAGAGTATCACAACCCCCCGCAACAATCGCCCTCTCCTTAGAGCTACCAGAACCAAACAAACATCTGGGCTGATTCATTGATGGGGCCCTAGACCAACTGTGCGTCAAAATACTGTATCTCCAGATAGCGAATCCGTAAACTTCTCTCCCGAACACAAGCAATTCAGTACCTACTGCCAGAGACTCCTTATCTGATAAAGTAAAGCATTCATCAGAAGGAATCTGGGGCAAACGCATCCATTGCTGCTTCTTTGGATCGAAGGCCTCCCATGCAACCAAATTGCATAGACAATAGATCCAATGCTCTACAATTCCAAGCTGCCTCCTCAGAACATAAAGCTCCCCATTTCGAACCAAAGAATTCAATCTCCGATTCACCAGAGCCAGGTTATTATAGTCCGATCTTGATAATCTGGCAAGGCAATTCATGGCAATATTATTTTCATCAAGACCAGGAATAATATTATCATTTGACCCCTCATTTGATCCCCCCTGCCCGGAGCAGTCAGTGCACTCAGGTGAAGATGATTGTGCAGAAAAGCTACACTGCCTAGACCCACACAGAACCGGAATGCCAACCAATTTTCTGACCTTACGAGGGGGTTGAAattctctttcttttcccttttcaccCATGGAACTCGAAATCTTGATCTTTGGCAGCTCAAACAAACATGGCATACCAATGCTGCAGCTGAAATACCAATGCTGCTGCTGATCTAGTTTTTCGCAGGATTTAGGTAAAATCTGTGGAAGAAAACAGCCGCCCTGGCCCTCCACCACCATGGCTGCCAAGGAGCTTATACCATATAATTCTCCCTTCCCCACCCTAAAATCTCCCAGTTACAACACAAAATACTATCCAAGAATTCACGTATATCCTtctaataatagcctccaatgatGTCGCAATACACATACATTTTCTGACCAAATTTGTATCCAAAAACAACAAATTTCTCGGCCGAAAAGTCTGTAACCACTCAGTCTTAACAAAACACAAAAAGGAAATAAATGAACAAAAAACAGTGCACAAATTTCCCCCAACAAAAAAACCAATTTATCGTTGATTTCAACAAACTCTACATACCAGAGCTTCCCTAGGCTGAAATGGAGGCCAAATTAACGATTCCGGGCTCCGAAAAAATATCCCTTGCACTCCGGAAACGGCCGTCTGAGCCGATCTGGAAGCCGCGAGTCCGCTTCACAACATCAAACCGAACTCTCTGGCCACCATTACAGGGTTTCAAAGATTTCTGTTATAAACATTTTCCccttctttctttatttattttctttcgGGTGCTCTGCACCATGCGAAAGCTTCGCTTCTCCTCGCTCGGCTTTCTAGCCTTTCAAAGATTCCGCTCGGTTTACCGCGCGGTTTACAGCGCAGTTTTCCGTACGCGTGCTCCGTTAACCTCTCGGTTTCACGCTGTTTAATGCGCGGTTTGTCGTACGCGAGGCTCTGTTTGCCGTACTGTTATCTATGACGTGGACATGATTTAATTCATCTAGTGTTTTACTGCCTTGTTTAAGCCCCAGAAATTTACTGCCTTTCTCTCTGTGTCGTATATACCGCGGGCCGGTTTACCGCCAGCTGTCGTTATcctgttttaccttacctcggccACTGCCGACACTGAAAAGTGGGACCCACTATTCCTCTTTTGACCCAGATCGCTTTTGTTTTGACGCCGTCGGAGCAGCCAAGGCACTACACGTGTCCCTCCGACAACACTCCACTACCGTCCGATTTCGATCCTTCTAAAGTCAAATATCATTAAAAAACAATTAGGAAGACCGGTTGGATAGTTTACGTTAAAGACGAAGGAAAAACTATAATAAAACGGCTTTGCATAACAGTTATTCATTGTGAATTAATTAATTGGGCGCATGggaatttttaaattgattttggtCAAATTAATAACTGTTCTCTTGTAATTGAGATAAGGATGGACACTCACTTGGACTTATCTTCGTCGTTTATGGACACGCTAGCTCGCAATATAAAAATTTCAATCTTGCACATTCCAACATCAATataaaaaagaaatataataatgataattatAAATTTTGGTGTGTAGATTGATTGCTAGTGTCATTATGTAGATAGATAGTAGTTGTGTTCAAATCTAACAGATGTTAATAGATTGATTGTTAGTGTCATTTTGTAGATAGATATTGGTGGTGTGTTCAAATTTATCTGTAATATATGTTAATTAGGGTTATAGCAATGATTATTGGTTTGAAGTAGTTTGTTTTATATAGGAGGAGGATGCAATAGTTGAGCCTGTTTAAGTAGTGCTTataacatttgttgatttaatatttaatatttaaatgtttttatatTAAAAAGTAGTAaaagtcaatgggcccttggtctactagtgaagttgaatggttccaaatgagcccaccagggatcaagtcttaATGAGTGCAAGGTtccaacatcataagggatgaggtcaggATCGTGCCCTAGTCGAATTCGGcgaaatggatacccctcaatccttggctcttagccgaagaggttcaACCTATTGGCTCGTGCCCCCGTATAGGGTGGTAAAAattactttgtgaaggccctcgctGGGCTGGCAACTCGCGGGTTTCATGCCCTTTCTAGGCTGTCGTGCTCGCAGGTCTGAACCtccataaaaaaaaaagaaaaaagtagtaAAACAAGGGTGTTGTCCTTATAACAGCAACCTAGTGGGCAAAAAGAGCAGTAGTAGCACATTAACAACCAACTAATATCAAAAACTACCTATCAACAACATATAAAAAGAGTTAATACCTTTGGAATACTTGTCCAACGATCTATCAAACCTACTGAAAAGTTGCCACATTAATCCTACGATATTTTATATTACCTTTGGAATACTTGTCCAACGATCTATCAATCCTACAATATTTTAATGTTACCAAATTAATAGTTGTGACTTAAAAGTTATTAGCGTTGATCATGACTATTGATATAAAAAGCAACAAATTATGTGATACCACATCAACCCACCAATAAAACGTGACTTAGTACAAAAACTATTTgtctaacttttttttttttttttttgcaggcgGTGAGGTGCACATTTTGGACACCCCAACAATAAGCatattgatgtggcatcatatttcaTGATGTAgacctaaaaccttagttataaacaAGGGACTCGCTAAGTAAGTTGTTTTAAAAACTTGGCAGTGATTTGAAATTGTCATGTAGGATTTTGAGAGGCATGAAGTTAAGgtgctcaactattgggtcctccCCCTTGTCACACAACTCAAGATCCAGTCAAATAGTTTCATTATCAAGGTTTGAGTGGTTCCATGCACTATATTACTCAAGATCTACAAAATTCTACATTTTATCAAAtaataacaataattataattGACATTTGATAGTATATGGAGAAGAAACAAGGAATCAAATTATACTATATTTGATTAAGAGGATAAATATTTTTGAATCTTTTTTGTAAGCACTCAAGATCTAgccatttattttcaattatcaaCACTTGGGTGGTTCTACACACTATAGCAATCAAGATCTAGCCAATCCTTCATGTTATAAAAAAACATTAACAATTGTTATAATTGACATTTGAAAATTAATGGAGAAGAAACAAGGAAATCACACACACACTTGTTAGACTAGGGAGCTCAAATCATAAGGTGTTTGAATAATCAACATCTTTTGGTTTAGAGTCAAGGATTGGGGGCTATCGATTCCACACTTTACTTAAATATCATCCTATTCAATTATGAAATAGGCAATAACAATTTTTCACATCATCCTACCAAAAAGTGGTGAATAAGGTTTGCCAACCTAAAGCACAATGCCTACCTCATTCCTTCAATCTTTTGGTTTAGAATCAAGGATTGTGGGTTGTCCATTCCACATTTTTCTTAAATATTGTCTTATTCAATTGTGAAATAATCAATAGAAATTTTACACATCATCCTACCAAAAAGTGGTAAATAGTGTTTGCCAACCTAAAGCACAATCTTTATCTCATTCCTTTAAAATGTCATAGAACTTATGTTCAAAAAGATTTAACCTTTCAGAATTTTTTGTGAACCattcaattttattaattaatcaaatatatgATACAAAATAAATTCTTGCCCCCCACCCAAAAAAGAGCATATAAATCTTTGGAAATTTTCAATGTTTGTAAACTTCTTGGAAAGACAGCATAAAGTGAATAAATTTGAGGAATACGGAACTCAAATCATAAGACATGTGAACAATTGATATCCTTTGGTTTAGAGTCAAAGATTGAGGGCTATTTATtccatattttaattaaatatcaccCTGgtcaaataaacaataataattttaCATGTCATCCTaccaaataataataaacaatatttgCCAACCTAAAACACAATTCCTAACTCATTCCTTTACAATGTCATATAACATATGctcaataaaatttaatttttcttaaaaaaatattatgaaccattcaa is part of the Cryptomeria japonica chromosome 10, Sugi_1.0, whole genome shotgun sequence genome and harbors:
- the LOC131076939 gene encoding F-box/kelch-repeat protein At5g60570, encoding MVVEGQGGCFLPQILPKSCEKLDQQQHWYFSCSIGMPCLFELPKIKISSSMGEKGKEREFQPPRKVRKLVGIPVLCGSRQCSFSAQSSSPECTDCSGQGGSNEGSNDNIIPGLDENNIAMNCLARLSRSDYNNLALVNRRLNSLVRNGELYVLRRQLGIVEHWIYCLCNLVAWEAFDPKKQQWMRLPQIPSDECFTLSDKESLAVGTELLVFGREVYGFAIWRYSILTHSWSRAPSMNQPRCLFGSGSSKERAIVAGGCDTLGNVLKSAELYNSELGTWEMLPDMHSPRKLCSGFFMDGKFYVIGGMKSNTESLTCGEEYNLETRTWRRIPDMYPGGNGAAHAPPLVAVVNDQLYAVEYSQNEIKKYNKETNSWNVLGSLPVRADSTNGWGLAFKACGNELIIIGGQRGPEGETIEIDSWHPTADGEPLQWDVLGKKEHAGVFVYNCAVMGC